The Herminiimonas arsenitoxidans genome window below encodes:
- the yidC gene encoding membrane protein insertase YidC: MDIKRTVLWVVFSFSLLMLWDNYNRYTGKPSIFFDNPTTQAAAKPAAAGDGSTAAAAAPTADVPTSSAHAANAGSVPDGVAPSKSELITVTTDLVKVEIDTAGGEIRHLELLKHHESSDSSKDVVLFDSTPPRTYLGQTGLIGGAYPNHKSVFTARPGPRALDNSDQVQLVLEAEQNGVKLIKTFTFKRGEYKIDIKHDVVNNTAAAINPSLYLQLVRDGSKLNNESMFYSTFTGPAIYSNTDKFQKVTFESIEKGKIDHVVKADSGWIAMVQHYFVSAFVPPADVPREYFTKKLATNLYAVGAIMPMGAVAPGATQSMDATLYSGPQESKRLEAVAPGFELVKDYGWLTIIAKPIFWLMIQIHQLLGNWGWTIIVLTIVIKLAFFPLSAASYRSMAKMKLVTPKMTEIRTKYKGEPQKMNAAMMELYKKEKINPLGGCMPIVIQIPVFISLYWVLLASVEMRNAPWLWITDLASPDVLFGAYNIFGFHLTIGILPILMAISMFIQTKLNPTPPDPIQAKVMMFMPIAFSLMFFFFPAGLVLYWVVNNILSIAQQWTISKKMGIVN; encoded by the coding sequence ATGGATATCAAACGTACCGTCCTGTGGGTTGTGTTCTCGTTTTCACTGTTGATGCTGTGGGACAACTACAACCGCTACACCGGCAAACCATCGATCTTCTTCGACAATCCGACCACGCAAGCAGCAGCTAAACCTGCAGCAGCGGGCGACGGCAGCACCGCAGCGGCAGCAGCGCCAACTGCAGATGTACCGACCTCCAGCGCACATGCAGCGAACGCCGGCAGCGTGCCGGATGGCGTAGCGCCAAGCAAAAGCGAGTTGATCACGGTCACCACCGATCTGGTTAAAGTCGAAATCGATACCGCTGGTGGCGAAATCCGCCATCTGGAATTATTGAAGCATCACGAGAGCTCGGATTCGAGCAAAGATGTCGTGTTGTTCGACTCCACTCCGCCACGCACCTATCTCGGCCAAACCGGCTTGATCGGCGGCGCATACCCGAATCACAAGTCCGTCTTTACAGCACGTCCAGGCCCACGCGCGCTGGACAACTCCGACCAGGTACAACTGGTATTGGAAGCTGAACAAAACGGCGTCAAGCTGATCAAGACCTTCACCTTTAAACGCGGTGAATACAAGATCGATATCAAACATGATGTCGTGAACAATACTGCTGCGGCTATCAACCCATCGCTGTATCTGCAATTGGTACGCGACGGTTCCAAGCTGAATAATGAATCGATGTTCTATAGCACCTTCACCGGTCCTGCTATTTATTCGAACACCGACAAATTTCAGAAAGTCACTTTCGAATCGATCGAAAAAGGCAAAATCGACCACGTTGTGAAAGCCGACAGCGGCTGGATCGCGATGGTGCAGCATTACTTCGTTTCCGCTTTCGTACCACCTGCTGATGTGCCACGTGAATACTTCACCAAGAAACTGGCCACCAATCTGTACGCAGTTGGCGCGATCATGCCTATGGGCGCAGTTGCTCCTGGCGCAACCCAATCGATGGATGCGACGCTGTACTCCGGTCCGCAAGAATCCAAACGTCTGGAAGCAGTTGCTCCTGGCTTTGAACTGGTCAAGGATTATGGCTGGTTGACGATTATCGCCAAACCGATTTTCTGGCTGATGATTCAGATTCACCAATTGCTCGGCAACTGGGGCTGGACCATTATCGTCCTGACCATCGTCATCAAACTGGCCTTCTTCCCATTGTCGGCTGCCAGCTATCGCAGCATGGCCAAGATGAAACTGGTCACGCCTAAGATGACCGAAATCCGTACCAAGTACAAAGGCGAGCCGCAAAAGATGAACGCGGCCATGATGGAGCTGTACAAGAAAGAGAAGATCAATCCTTTGGGCGGCTGTATGCCTATCGTGATTCAGATCCCAGTCTTCATTTCGCTGTACTGGGTATTGCTGGCTAGCGTTGAGATGCGTAATGCACCATGGTTGTGGATCACCGATCTGGCTTCACCGGATGTTCTGTTCGGCGCATACAACATCTTCGGTTTCCATCTGACGATCGGTATCTTGCCTATCTTGATGGCGATTTCGATGTTCATCCAGACCAAGCTGAACCCAACACCACCAGATCCTATCCAGGCTAAAGTGATGATGTTCATGCCGATCGCATTCTCGCTGATGTTCTTCTTCTTCCCTGCCGGCCTCGTGCTGTACTGGGTAGTCAACAACATCCTGTCGATTGCGCAGCAATGGACCATCAGCAAAAAGATGGGCATCGTGAACTAA